A stretch of DNA from Malus sylvestris chromosome 9, drMalSylv7.2, whole genome shotgun sequence:
TATAGAAGTTCCCAACTCCAGTTGTGGCTTTGGCTGATGATAACTTCATTGAGGACTTGGAACGATGTTCTATTGACCCATCTTCACAAGCAGAGCCATTCCATTTTTCTCCTGTACTCAAACTTTCAGAATCTGCATCAGTATCACTTCTTAGAGGTTCAGCCTCCTCATGAGAGTGGCTTGAGCCCTTCTCCCGCCTAGAAATCAACCCATCCCGCTGTAACCGGATGTATCTAGGGTCAGCATCATAAGGCAAGGGCCTTGGAGGCGAACGATACATGTCAGATAAGGAGTTGTCAAGTGATGCCGAGGAATTCATTGATGCAGCCCCCTGAATGGAT
This window harbors:
- the LOC126583833 gene encoding E3 ubiquitin-protein ligase At3g02290-like, which translates into the protein MGSVCCCLNAEDFEDYVNPNSSAYRECVCLRCFLQNFLNVYTSLFRRGEVHSIPSSIQGAASMNSSASLDNSLSDMYRSPPRPLPYDADPRYIRLQRDGLISRREKGSSHSHEEAEPLRSDTDADSESLSTGEKWNGSACEDGSIEHRSKSSMKLSSAKATTGVGNFYTSSEDEDVCPTCLEEYTPENPKIMTKCSHHFHLGCIYEWMERSESCPVCGKVMAFDETT